Proteins encoded together in one Fimbriiglobus ruber window:
- a CDS encoding DUF790 family protein, which translates to MLTGKLVRVRHARNKLVPLYLDARNKDWLGIAEQLLLAYRDSAGRTRGEVEAELADLVGEGPNQLVVQGLAKLLEDRCEFEVAADVPPDQVREVVFRTAALRHADRGGDPFDRAAVLAAAAGELKITPEQVDLALFADLRDEQRVLKFEDCTQDQLLHRYNVALAQAILLRCTGMEVRVWNETPARFRQLFRAVKFHRLIGTIRPAEGNSYKIFLDGPLSLFQSTQKYGLQLAMFLPALLHCKTFELHAEVRWGAEKKEKVFALTGADGLRSHTPDFGVYTPREVEFFEENFRTSVADWLISADPTPVPVEGTTWVPDFTLTHTPTGKQVYAEIIGFWRKVSIEEHYQRLKRALPGRFVLVVSEQNRTDEADEFATGAGVYRYKRTPIAAEVAKVAAAAAGV; encoded by the coding sequence ATGCTCACCGGCAAACTCGTCCGCGTCCGGCACGCCCGCAACAAACTGGTGCCGCTCTACCTGGACGCCCGCAACAAGGACTGGCTCGGGATCGCCGAACAACTCCTCCTCGCGTACCGGGACAGTGCCGGACGTACCCGTGGGGAAGTCGAAGCCGAACTCGCTGATTTGGTTGGCGAAGGGCCCAATCAACTCGTCGTGCAGGGGCTCGCCAAACTGCTCGAAGACCGGTGTGAGTTCGAGGTGGCCGCGGACGTGCCGCCGGATCAGGTGCGGGAAGTCGTTTTCCGCACGGCCGCCCTCCGCCACGCCGACCGTGGCGGCGACCCGTTCGACCGCGCCGCCGTCCTCGCGGCTGCCGCGGGCGAACTCAAGATCACGCCCGAACAGGTCGATCTCGCCCTCTTCGCCGACCTGCGGGACGAGCAGCGCGTCCTCAAGTTCGAAGACTGCACGCAAGACCAACTCCTCCACCGGTACAACGTCGCCCTCGCCCAGGCGATCTTGTTGAGGTGTACTGGTATGGAGGTCCGGGTGTGGAACGAAACGCCGGCCCGGTTCCGGCAACTGTTCCGCGCCGTCAAGTTCCACCGCCTCATCGGGACCATCCGACCGGCCGAAGGCAACAGCTACAAAATCTTCCTCGATGGCCCGCTGAGCCTGTTCCAGTCGACGCAGAAGTACGGCTTACAACTGGCGATGTTCCTGCCCGCCCTCTTGCACTGCAAGACGTTCGAGTTGCACGCGGAGGTCCGCTGGGGGGCGGAAAAGAAAGAGAAGGTGTTCGCCCTGACCGGGGCGGACGGGCTACGGTCGCACACGCCGGATTTCGGCGTCTACACGCCGCGCGAAGTCGAGTTCTTTGAGGAGAACTTCCGCACGTCGGTCGCCGACTGGCTGATCTCCGCCGACCCCACCCCGGTGCCGGTCGAGGGCACGACCTGGGTGCCCGACTTCACCCTCACGCACACGCCGACTGGCAAACAGGTTTACGCCGAGATCATCGGCTTTTGGCGAAAGGTCAGCATCGAGGAACACTACCAGCGGCTCAAGCGAGCCCTGCCGGGGCGGTTCGTGCTGGTCGTGTCCGAACAGAACCGCACCGACGAGGCGGACGAATTCGCCACAGGCGCGGGCGTTTATCGATACAAGCGCACCCCGATCGCAGCCGAAGTGGCGAAAGTCGCCGCCGCAGCCGCAGGCGTGTAA
- a CDS encoding class I SAM-dependent methyltransferase, with translation MCEGILGPARRPPYQQLLADTVAWAAPGAGERWLDLGCGGGAISRALWEKTGGAVQEVVGTDCAAANEDAYARLRQELSPPTGDRVRFVCHNFSDGLGPFADASFNHVVSGLSISYAESRDPVTGAWTSAAYDRVLAEVFRVLRPGGRFVFSVNVPEPSWEAVAWRSLGAAVRVNRPLRYLKRAWRMMKYGSWLKREARVGRFHYLPAAQIERKLAATGFTGTAHRLSYCDQAYIFQTTKPLTRAD, from the coding sequence GTGTGCGAAGGCATTTTGGGGCCAGCACGACGTCCCCCGTATCAGCAACTGCTCGCCGATACGGTCGCGTGGGCCGCGCCCGGGGCCGGCGAGCGGTGGCTCGACCTGGGGTGCGGCGGCGGGGCTATCTCCCGGGCTCTCTGGGAAAAAACCGGCGGGGCCGTTCAAGAAGTCGTCGGGACCGATTGTGCGGCCGCTAACGAAGATGCGTATGCCAGACTCCGGCAGGAATTATCCCCGCCGACGGGCGACCGTGTGCGATTCGTTTGCCACAACTTCAGTGACGGCCTCGGGCCGTTCGCGGACGCGTCCTTCAATCACGTCGTCTCCGGCCTGTCGATTTCTTACGCCGAATCGCGCGACCCGGTCACCGGGGCGTGGACGTCTGCCGCTTACGACCGGGTTCTCGCCGAGGTGTTCCGCGTCCTCCGCCCCGGCGGGCGGTTCGTGTTCTCGGTCAACGTGCCGGAGCCGTCGTGGGAGGCCGTGGCCTGGCGGTCGTTGGGGGCGGCGGTCCGGGTCAACCGGCCTTTGCGGTACCTCAAGCGGGCCTGGCGGATGATGAAATACGGGAGCTGGTTAAAGCGGGAAGCACGGGTCGGTCGATTCCATTATCTGCCCGCCGCCCAAATCGAGCGGAAGTTAGCGGCCACAGGCTTTACCGGCACCGCCCACCGGCTGAGCTACTGTGATCAAGCGTACATTTTCCAAACGACCAAACCCCTTACGAGGGCGGACTGA
- a CDS encoding glycosyltransferase family 2 protein, which yields MAVAVFPTTDSSDAPAGWAHAYAPTGHRTLAPRLRTRSPAGGSAIETPQLSVVIVNFCQWRNTARLTRQLRRSEAVRRGAAEVVIVDNRSPADRAARKLSKLSGVSVYLNEENQGFAKAVNRGSKLSRGEWVLLLNPDVTVPPGFLDDVLDAAQRWPALDPRAGVIGFQMRHRDGTKQASSGPFPTLASTLSGLLLPRSRRKCRHQPLVGRRAVPWVTGGCLLVRRDCFEQLGGLDETFFLYYEDVDFCRRVRAAGWSVWYEPDLQVTHHWPLHARQVPPPLRLVTRHALLTYSRKHWPAWQSKVLTGMVWLEAGVRELAAKWRAQSDAGICYGELRRLVADVSRGRTDAAAERIRHAARFLDTIAAAQDGRTE from the coding sequence ATGGCCGTGGCAGTCTTCCCGACGACCGATTCGTCCGACGCACCCGCTGGGTGGGCGCACGCTTACGCACCGACCGGCCACCGCACCCTGGCCCCGCGCCTCCGCACGCGGTCGCCGGCCGGCGGGTCGGCGATCGAGACCCCGCAACTCTCCGTCGTCATTGTCAATTTCTGCCAGTGGCGGAACACCGCCCGGCTCACCCGCCAGTTGCGCCGGTCCGAGGCCGTCCGCCGCGGGGCGGCCGAAGTCGTGATCGTGGACAACCGCTCGCCCGCCGACCGCGCGGCCCGCAAACTCAGCAAACTGTCCGGCGTGTCCGTCTATCTCAACGAAGAAAATCAGGGGTTCGCGAAAGCCGTGAACCGCGGCAGCAAGCTGAGCCGCGGGGAGTGGGTTCTGCTGTTGAATCCGGACGTGACGGTTCCGCCGGGCTTCCTGGACGACGTACTCGACGCGGCCCAGCGGTGGCCGGCGCTCGATCCGCGGGCCGGCGTGATCGGCTTCCAAATGCGGCACCGGGACGGGACCAAACAGGCGTCGTCCGGCCCGTTCCCGACGCTCGCGAGTACGCTCAGCGGCTTACTACTGCCGCGGAGCCGCCGCAAGTGCCGGCACCAGCCGCTGGTCGGCCGGCGGGCGGTCCCGTGGGTGACCGGCGGCTGCCTGCTCGTCCGCCGCGACTGCTTTGAACAACTCGGCGGGTTGGACGAGACCTTTTTCCTTTATTACGAAGACGTCGACTTTTGCCGGCGGGTCCGGGCGGCCGGGTGGTCGGTCTGGTACGAGCCCGACCTCCAGGTTACCCACCACTGGCCGCTGCACGCCCGGCAGGTTCCGCCCCCGCTCCGGCTGGTGACCCGCCACGCGCTGCTGACGTATTCACGTAAGCACTGGCCCGCATGGCAATCGAAGGTGCTGACCGGGATGGTGTGGCTGGAGGCCGGCGTCCGGGAACTGGCGGCCAAATGGCGGGCTCAGTCGGACGCGGGGATTTGCTACGGCGAACTCCGCCGGCTCGTCGCGGACGTTTCCCGCGGGCGAACCGACGCGGCGGCCGAGCGCATCCGCCACGCGGCCCGCTTCCTCGACACAATTGCCGCAGCCCAGGACGGGCGGACGGAATAG
- a CDS encoding LysR family transcriptional regulator: MQPPPTPLTPELCRTFVVLVRLNGSVTATARELGLNEASVSKRIRPLVRPTPPHLPRPWLEKRGKRFYLTDEGRTLLPAVTEQVERWHQFTTTAAAERTAGLTVACGQGAAGGVVLAAAAALRLRHPDAVLKVAVVRGRQRIEGIANGTYDLALVTYPPVAIHEIARCEVRVESLGDDTLVLACGIQSPWARAFAGANQPIGLEELADWPLVLPMADSAIRKQWDERVRRHAPAVPPVVAIEVGGWRVLLDYVLAGFGVGLVPRSVAALAGADVKVRPLAETLRPANRLHAVCLTSPVANELLEAFLRELISVTHVPGKTP, from the coding sequence ATGCAGCCACCCCCGACGCCGCTCACGCCCGAACTCTGCCGCACGTTTGTGGTCCTCGTCCGGTTGAACGGGTCGGTCACGGCCACCGCCCGCGAACTCGGGCTGAACGAGGCGAGCGTGTCGAAGCGGATCCGCCCGCTGGTCCGCCCCACGCCGCCGCACCTGCCGCGGCCGTGGCTGGAGAAGCGGGGCAAGCGGTTTTACCTGACTGACGAAGGCCGGACGCTGCTCCCGGCGGTGACCGAGCAGGTCGAGCGGTGGCACCAGTTCACGACGACCGCGGCAGCCGAACGAACGGCGGGACTGACCGTCGCGTGCGGGCAGGGGGCGGCGGGCGGGGTCGTGTTGGCCGCGGCGGCCGCGCTCCGGCTCCGCCACCCGGACGCGGTCCTCAAGGTCGCCGTCGTCCGGGGCCGGCAGCGGATCGAAGGGATCGCGAACGGGACGTACGATCTGGCCCTCGTCACGTACCCGCCCGTGGCGATCCACGAAATCGCCCGGTGCGAGGTCCGGGTCGAGAGTCTGGGGGACGATACGCTGGTTCTGGCGTGCGGGATCCAGTCGCCTTGGGCGCGGGCGTTCGCGGGCGCGAATCAACCGATCGGCCTCGAAGAATTGGCCGACTGGCCGCTGGTCCTGCCGATGGCCGATTCCGCGATTCGGAAACAGTGGGACGAGCGGGTGCGGCGGCACGCGCCGGCCGTGCCGCCCGTGGTGGCGATCGAAGTCGGTGGGTGGCGGGTGTTGTTGGACTACGTGCTGGCCGGGTTCGGCGTCGGGCTGGTTCCGCGTTCGGTCGCGGCCCTGGCGGGCGCGGACGTGAAAGTCCGCCCGCTGGCCGAAACCCTCCGGCCGGCCAACCGGCTGCACGCGGTTTGTTTGACTTCGCCGGTGGCGAACGAGTTGTTGGAGGCGTTTTTGCGGGAGTTGATATCCGTCACGCACGTGCCGGGCAAAACGCCGTGA
- a CDS encoding tetratricopeptide repeat-containing protein, whose protein sequence is MTAAAIVAAGVSARRLIRPPATPPTPTRAPGETSYRPRFLLARGLARGGDAARLADGLRLLQNLRADYPHALEIEEELALGYIERADFPAAEELLHQIEARYRHTTAETPARLGALWKKRAAAVAPADRVALRRALDCYRRAEAIRGDHFPAINVASLQYLLGERAAAVEQAERVLGLLDAADPPPDGFWPHATRGKPSCSPAATRPKPCRATGGRSPTGVAPRGTARVCGGSSN, encoded by the coding sequence ATGACGGCCGCCGCCATCGTCGCGGCTGGGGTGAGCGCCCGGCGCCTGATCCGCCCGCCCGCCACCCCGCCGACCCCGACCCGGGCTCCAGGGGAAACGAGCTACCGCCCACGCTTCCTCCTCGCCCGCGGTCTCGCCCGCGGCGGGGACGCGGCCCGATTGGCCGACGGCCTTCGTCTCCTACAAAACCTGCGGGCGGACTACCCGCACGCCCTCGAAATCGAAGAGGAGTTGGCCCTCGGTTACATCGAGCGAGCGGACTTCCCGGCGGCCGAGGAGCTGCTCCACCAGATCGAGGCCCGCTACCGGCACACAACGGCCGAGACGCCGGCCCGCCTCGGCGCGCTCTGGAAAAAGCGGGCGGCGGCAGTCGCGCCGGCCGACCGGGTGGCCCTGCGGCGGGCGCTCGATTGTTACCGCCGGGCCGAGGCGATCCGCGGGGACCACTTCCCGGCGATCAACGTCGCCAGCCTGCAATACTTACTCGGGGAACGGGCGGCGGCCGTCGAGCAGGCCGAGCGCGTCCTCGGTTTGCTCGACGCGGCCGACCCGCCGCCCGACGGCTTCTGGCCCCACGCGACCCGGGGGAAGCCCTCCTGCTCACCGGCGGCGACCCGGCCGAAGCCGTGTCGTGCTACCGGCGGGCGGTCGCCGACCGGGGTTGCACCCCGCGGGACCGCGCGAGTATGCGGTGGCAGCTCGAACTGA
- a CDS encoding RyR domain-containing protein: MTIYTPAPLDTSTVILPPSLHGLLEELAKNTHDVWAVTRIKQGWSHGSARDDAAKKHPCLVPYADLPEGEKEYDRNTAAETLKAILKLGYTIGEPA; this comes from the coding sequence ATGACCATATACACCCCCGCCCCGCTCGATACTTCGACCGTGATTCTTCCGCCATCACTGCACGGACTACTGGAGGAGTTGGCCAAGAACACGCACGATGTCTGGGCTGTCACCCGGATCAAGCAGGGCTGGAGCCACGGCTCCGCCCGCGACGACGCGGCCAAGAAGCACCCCTGTCTCGTCCCCTACGCCGACCTGCCGGAGGGCGAGAAGGAGTACGACCGGAATACGGCCGCGGAGACGCTGAAGGCCATCCTGAAACTGGGATACACCATCGGCGAACCGGCGTAA
- a CDS encoding tetratricopeptide repeat protein — translation MSLDQTEYELFVSYARKDNRPIPETFPHGWVVALKDFILADHRQYSPAPLRVFFDTDEIRDMDDWRNRILGALRRSKVMLICLSPNYFASQPCRWEWEEYQARQHHKLMGSDSHATVYFVEVPGTNEQENARRLDALMEKNFTDLRPWFPAGAAAMQEEAVRQRLAVLGQSLWERIDRARRALTVPGNVRGMTPYFVGRNRELADLHRLVGVGKIGLVTAVHGLGGQGKTELAVAYARSYADSYNVGLWWLPAEGKKDLLPLLGELAWVPEFGYTPSEAERNDGEKLGRAVLLELHRRAEAARERDPAKAPAALILLDNVSEPTLLASTQLSRLRKADWLRVIATTRLDPRPLDPVGKALGQVLVDSLDPDTALWLIREHLPGESFRTPRDEADAREIVRELGGFTLAVEQVAVFLGVNPEVTPGDYLARLRAEGLPSTDALVNADTAGQIEHQQKQLRPILESMLAQLPAAGRTLLGFASFLPPDLVPWPWLRELTCQRHPEIAETKPGYPDPWVTLRRQVEGLRFLTGSIESEFARMHRLIGAHLRDEIDETLDSELRAFVARRSDQIYQEPYAPAEWELSAILVAVPHLLQARADRGLAIDAMFLSDKVLAYRDIPAAFALLRTTRSTIEQLAQADPTNAQMQRDLSISFERLGDVSVAAGTWPPPAGTSPTDSGFATTGPGRPDQRPDAAGPVDLVRPLGGVSVAAGTWPPPAGTSPTDSGFVNNWPRPTRPTPRCSGTCRSRSTSWGT, via the coding sequence GTGAGCCTGGATCAGACCGAATACGAACTCTTCGTCTCCTACGCCCGGAAGGACAACCGGCCCATACCGGAAACGTTCCCGCACGGCTGGGTGGTGGCGCTCAAGGATTTCATCCTGGCCGACCACCGGCAGTATTCGCCCGCCCCACTTCGCGTCTTCTTCGACACGGACGAAATCCGCGACATGGACGACTGGCGGAACCGCATCCTGGGGGCGCTGCGGCGGTCCAAGGTGATGCTGATCTGCCTGTCGCCGAATTATTTCGCCAGCCAGCCCTGCCGCTGGGAGTGGGAGGAATACCAGGCGCGGCAGCACCACAAGCTGATGGGGTCCGATTCGCACGCGACCGTCTATTTCGTCGAGGTGCCCGGAACGAACGAGCAGGAGAACGCCCGCCGGCTCGACGCGTTGATGGAAAAGAACTTTACCGACCTCCGGCCGTGGTTCCCGGCCGGCGCGGCGGCCATGCAGGAGGAGGCCGTCCGCCAGCGACTGGCGGTACTGGGCCAGAGTCTCTGGGAGCGGATCGACCGCGCCCGCCGCGCCCTCACCGTACCCGGCAACGTGCGGGGCATGACGCCGTACTTCGTCGGCCGGAACCGCGAACTCGCCGACCTGCACCGGCTCGTGGGTGTCGGCAAGATCGGTCTCGTCACTGCGGTCCACGGCCTCGGGGGACAGGGGAAGACCGAACTCGCCGTCGCCTACGCACGGAGCTACGCCGATAGTTACAACGTGGGCTTGTGGTGGCTGCCGGCGGAAGGAAAGAAGGATCTGCTGCCGCTGCTTGGCGAACTCGCCTGGGTGCCCGAGTTCGGCTACACGCCTTCCGAGGCCGAACGGAACGACGGGGAGAAACTCGGCCGCGCCGTCCTGCTCGAACTTCATCGGCGAGCCGAGGCCGCCCGGGAAAGAGACCCCGCGAAGGCGCCGGCCGCTTTAATTTTGCTGGACAACGTCTCCGAACCCACACTCCTCGCATCAACACAACTTTCGCGGTTGCGGAAGGCGGACTGGCTCCGTGTCATCGCCACCACCCGCCTCGACCCCCGACCACTCGACCCTGTCGGCAAAGCCCTCGGTCAAGTGCTGGTCGATTCGCTCGACCCGGACACTGCTCTGTGGCTCATCCGGGAACACCTGCCCGGCGAATCGTTCCGGACACCCCGGGACGAGGCCGACGCCCGCGAGATCGTCCGCGAACTCGGCGGGTTCACTCTGGCCGTCGAGCAGGTGGCGGTCTTTCTCGGGGTCAATCCGGAAGTGACACCGGGCGATTACCTCGCCCGGTTGCGTGCCGAGGGTCTGCCCAGCACTGACGCCCTGGTGAATGCTGACACTGCGGGGCAGATCGAACACCAGCAGAAGCAGCTGCGTCCGATTCTGGAATCGATGCTGGCGCAGCTGCCGGCCGCCGGGCGAACGCTCCTGGGTTTTGCGTCCTTCCTCCCCCCGGACCTGGTCCCCTGGCCGTGGCTGCGGGAACTTACCTGTCAGCGACACCCCGAGATTGCGGAGACAAAGCCCGGCTATCCCGATCCGTGGGTGACGCTGCGCCGCCAGGTCGAGGGACTTCGCTTCCTCACCGGCTCGATCGAAAGCGAATTCGCCCGGATGCACCGACTCATCGGCGCCCACCTACGAGATGAAATCGACGAAACCCTTGACAGCGAACTCCGCGCGTTCGTGGCCCGACGATCAGACCAGATTTACCAGGAGCCCTACGCTCCCGCGGAATGGGAGTTGAGTGCCATCCTCGTAGCGGTTCCCCATCTTCTGCAAGCGCGAGCAGATCGTGGGCTAGCCATAGACGCGATGTTCCTCTCAGACAAGGTTCTCGCTTACCGTGACATCCCAGCGGCTTTTGCCCTTTTGCGTACGACCCGTTCGACAATCGAACAACTGGCCCAGGCCGACCCGACCAACGCCCAGATGCAGCGGGACCTGTCGATCTCGTTCGAACGGCTGGGGGACGTGAGCGTGGCGGCCGGGACCTGGCCGCCGCCCGCGGGTACTTCGCCGACGGACTCCGGATTCGCAACAACTGGCCCAGGCCGACCCGACCAACGCCCAGATGCAGCGGGACCTGTCGATCTCGTTCGACCGCTTGGGGGCGTGAGCGTGGCGGCCGGGACCTGGCCGCCGCCCGCGGGTACTTCGCCGACGGACTCCGGATTCGTCAACAACTGGCCCAGGCCGACCCGACCAACGCCCAGATGCAGCGGGACCTGTCGATCTCGTTCGACAAGTTGGGGGACGTGA
- a CDS encoding potassium channel family protein produces the protein MKSVSERPAQAEPNRRAAIKKWVSRHLTGITLVLTIVTVLLLGGGIIWDDKLSTDCQCLIWPKFDQLSSAIYETTQVFLLNMAPRAGANYAITLGRLCAVVLFGLLSYQIIQKYFGEWLDYLKLRILSRRGGHHIVCGLGRVGWPIVKQLREAGERVVVIERSPFNEQIDDAKRLGAIVLHGDATEEERLHAAMLPKARALYVVTGSDEENIETVVDAQTILEKDGNKDAEFKCYIHLLNPALGDVLSDTLKEPGRAGHPFDIQTFNVARNSTRQIIVEELSRVRPRKPDEVALYVLIGAGPMVRVIASHLAELAHFENDKRSRLLIVTEKPKKAADALLSRHGQFSPRRVVKSWADIRFDPDADHWGSKKLRPEPNYQVDAPEGIEFACQAVFTPAPHAMNDREFLHALDRLTTEPGVRPAIIFCTEADQDNYGQAEQLNTNLRLHCGVKDKDKDKDKDKDKDKDKDKDKDKDDLPIFVWLPRQEPLKRLLNKRKKNIRPFGSCHDELILEKLLDPVEDRIAEEIMVDHYKRANPAKSEQEARDAWKLQKEGERYSNRMAAIHFQVKLACCDLELVPKEKGSNDFSPILAKIGTLARMEHNRWIAERLMANWSYGPRSDSPPRRTQLCTWDILKGNNDLKEELNKDFDQIQTILKHLDDLGYRVRKIDPTRPRCQDDA, from the coding sequence ATGAAATCCGTTTCCGAGCGACCGGCTCAGGCCGAACCCAACCGGCGCGCCGCAATCAAAAAGTGGGTCTCTCGCCACCTGACGGGGATCACGTTGGTGCTGACGATCGTGACGGTATTGCTGTTGGGCGGAGGCATCATTTGGGATGACAAGCTATCCACCGATTGCCAGTGTCTTATTTGGCCGAAGTTCGACCAGTTGAGTAGTGCAATCTACGAGACAACCCAGGTGTTTCTTTTGAACATGGCGCCACGAGCCGGGGCCAATTACGCGATCACTCTGGGGCGATTGTGTGCGGTGGTTTTGTTCGGGCTCCTCAGTTATCAGATCATTCAAAAATACTTCGGCGAGTGGCTGGATTACCTGAAGCTACGCATACTGTCCAGGCGGGGCGGACACCACATCGTCTGCGGACTGGGCCGCGTCGGTTGGCCGATCGTGAAACAATTGCGCGAGGCGGGGGAACGGGTTGTGGTCATCGAACGCAGCCCGTTCAACGAACAGATCGACGACGCCAAGCGCCTCGGGGCTATCGTCCTTCACGGCGACGCGACCGAGGAAGAACGACTCCACGCCGCGATGCTGCCGAAAGCCCGCGCCCTCTATGTCGTCACGGGCAGTGACGAGGAAAACATCGAAACCGTGGTCGACGCCCAGACGATCCTCGAAAAGGACGGGAACAAGGACGCCGAATTCAAGTGTTACATCCACCTCCTCAACCCGGCACTCGGGGACGTTCTGAGTGACACCCTGAAAGAGCCGGGGCGGGCCGGCCACCCGTTCGACATCCAGACGTTCAACGTCGCCCGGAATTCCACCCGGCAGATCATCGTCGAGGAACTGTCTCGGGTCCGCCCGAGGAAGCCGGACGAGGTCGCGCTCTACGTCCTGATCGGCGCCGGTCCGATGGTCCGGGTGATCGCGTCCCACCTGGCCGAACTCGCCCACTTCGAGAACGACAAGCGCTCCCGCTTGCTCATCGTCACGGAAAAACCCAAAAAGGCGGCGGACGCCCTCCTCAGCCGGCACGGGCAATTCTCCCCCCGCCGCGTAGTCAAGTCCTGGGCGGACATCCGGTTCGACCCGGATGCCGATCACTGGGGGTCCAAGAAACTCCGCCCCGAGCCGAACTATCAGGTCGACGCCCCGGAGGGCATCGAGTTCGCCTGTCAGGCGGTCTTCACGCCCGCCCCGCACGCGATGAACGACCGGGAGTTTCTGCACGCCCTTGACCGCCTGACGACGGAACCGGGGGTCCGGCCGGCGATCATTTTCTGCACGGAAGCCGACCAAGACAACTACGGCCAAGCCGAGCAACTGAACACGAACTTGCGGCTCCACTGCGGCGTCAAGGACAAGGACAAGGACAAGGACAAGGACAAGGACAAGGACAAGGACAAGGACAAGGACAAGGACAAAGACGACCTGCCCATCTTCGTCTGGCTCCCCCGGCAGGAGCCGCTCAAGCGTTTGCTGAACAAGCGAAAGAAAAACATCCGCCCGTTCGGCTCCTGTCACGACGAACTGATTTTGGAAAAGCTTCTCGACCCGGTCGAGGACCGGATCGCCGAAGAGATCATGGTCGATCACTACAAACGAGCCAACCCGGCCAAGAGCGAGCAAGAGGCCCGCGACGCGTGGAAATTGCAGAAGGAAGGTGAGCGGTATTCCAACCGCATGGCGGCCATCCATTTCCAGGTCAAGCTCGCCTGCTGTGATTTGGAACTGGTGCCCAAGGAAAAAGGCTCGAACGATTTCAGCCCGATCCTTGCGAAGATCGGAACGCTCGCCCGCATGGAGCACAACCGTTGGATCGCCGAGCGCCTCATGGCGAACTGGAGTTACGGCCCCCGCAGCGATTCGCCGCCCCGCCGGACCCAACTTTGTACCTGGGACATATTGAAGGGCAACAATGATCTGAAAGAGGAATTGAACAAAGACTTTGATCAAATCCAAACCATACTCAAGCACCTCGATGATCTCGGATACCGCGTCAGAAAAATCGACCCCACCCGGCCGCGCTGTCAGGATGACGCGTGA